GCTACGCTGCTTTCGCGGCGCACGGGCACGCCGAGCGAACCGAGCGGTCCGTCGCCCACCAGCTCGCGGAAGAAAATCCAGCTCTGGTTCATGCGCATCAGCGCGTCGCCGTCCTCGGGGTTTTCGCGGATGTAGCGCATGATGCCCTGCATGCTGCCGGGATACTGGCCGGGCCCGTCGCCCAGAAGGCCCTGGTCGCGCATGACGCGCCCGATGCCGGTGTAGCCCCGCCCGTTCTGCCCGGCATAGCCGATGCGCATGACCTCGCCATTGGGGCCGATCAACTGGCCGGAGCCCTGGATCTGCAGGAAGAAGAATTCCACCTCGTCGCGGGCCCAGGCGATCTCCAGCCCGCGCCCGGCGAGCGCGCCGTCCACGATCTCGCCGCGGTCGTAATAGGGCACGTGGTCGCCATTCTCGTCGATCCGGCCGAGCGGGGCGCGCCCGTCCCGCTCCTCGGCAGGCGTGTCCTTGGGCCATGCACGCACCAAGTCGGACGGCATGGCGTAGACCGGCACGTCGTAACCCGGCTGCCGCTCCCGCACGCCGGCGATCTGCGGCTCGAAATAGCCGGTGGCGAAAGCTTCGCCCTCACCCACGCGGGCGGTTTCGAAATTCTCGGTGAAGAAGCGGTCGGCCCGCTCCATAGGCCAGGTGGAGGCCAGCCTGCACGGCTGCGTCCAGTCATCCAGCCGCGTCAGCCCGCTCTTGTCTTCCCGTTTGAGGATGACGGGGCAGCTTTCGACGAAACTGGCCAGCGCGCCCTGCGCGTCTGCCAGCGTGAAACCCAACGAAGAAATGCCCGGCCCGCGTTCCACGCCCGTCAGCAGCGCGGTGGGCGCGGCAGGCGGTGAGGGAAGCGGTGTGGGTTCAGGCTCCGGCTCCGCGCCGGGCGGGATGATCGTGCTGCACGCACCAAGCACCAGCAGCGGTGCGGCAAGAAGTGCGCCGGCAGTGCGGCGCAGCATGCGTGCCCCCCGCACCTGCATCAGCCTGCGTCGGTCTCGTCGAGCAGCCAGGCCGGGTCGCCCGAGCCGATATCGCGGCTGAAGGTCCAGATGTCGCGGCTTTCCACGGCATCGTCCAGCGAGCCAGCGATGACATTGCCATCCTTGTCGCGCGTGACGGCGGCGATATCGGATACGAAGCGCACGGCGATGCGGGCCACCTTGCCGTCGAGCGAAGCGGAGTGGACCGTCTCGTCCTCGATGCGGATCAGCTTGTTGGCCAGCGTCTCGCCCGCGGCGTCGCGCGCATCGATGGCACCGGCAAAGCTGGCATAGACATCATCGTCGCACAGTTCGCGCAGCGTATCCTTGTCGCCTTCCCAGAAGGCTTCCAGGATCATGCCATAAGCGGCCTTCGCGCCTTCGAGGAAGGACAGGAGGTCGAAGCCCCGGT
This genomic interval from Paraurantiacibacter namhicola contains the following:
- a CDS encoding murein transglycosylase A: MLRRTAGALLAAPLLVLGACSTIIPPGAEPEPEPTPLPSPPAAPTALLTGVERGPGISSLGFTLADAQGALASFVESCPVILKREDKSGLTRLDDWTQPCRLASTWPMERADRFFTENFETARVGEGEAFATGYFEPQIAGVRERQPGYDVPVYAMPSDLVRAWPKDTPAEERDGRAPLGRIDENGDHVPYYDRGEIVDGALAGRGLEIAWARDEVEFFFLQIQGSGQLIGPNGEVMRIGYAGQNGRGYTGIGRVMRDQGLLGDGPGQYPGSMQGIMRYIRENPEDGDALMRMNQSWIFFRELVGDGPLGSLGVPVRRESSVAVDPNFVPYGAPVWLALDRPEANGLWVAQDTGGAIKGANRFDTFWGAGVDSREIAGGMSGRGQALILLPKGALDRLGVN
- a CDS encoding Tim44/TimA family putative adaptor protein, giving the protein MILEIVILAAIAVFLGLRLYSVLGRRAEHEEEAAVQRFEAKREAAEQRERQAAQVRERPDLASTPQAEPAPRALVGFPPAIEKGLQQISGADRGFDLLSFLEGAKAAYGMILEAFWEGDKDTLRELCDDDVYASFAGAIDARDAAGETLANKLIRIEDETVHSASLDGKVARIAVRFVSDIAAVTRDKDGNVIAGSLDDAVESRDIWTFSRDIGSGDPAWLLDETDAG